The Devosia sp. SD17-2 genome includes a region encoding these proteins:
- a CDS encoding amidohydrolase family protein has translation MTKTIIFTGGRILDAEAGELRDGLDVQVEGNRIAAIGAALPRPADAEIIDLSGKTLMPGLIDCHVHIVAETLDLWGNMIAPSSLSALRSARVMDEALMRGFTTLRDLGGADYGLVLAVEEGLIDGPRLVICGKGLTTTGGHADLRKRTDDRPGILSERLGSMGLIVDGVDNVRAACRTMIKEGANFIKVMANGGVSSPNDPIHSIQYSREEIAAMVEEADNAGLYVSAHVYTDKAIRRCVELGVHSLEHCNLIEPETAKLAAEKGCIAVPTLVAYDALAIEGEALGLGATEFSKIETVRSGGLRSLEIMRDAGLPMAFGSDLLGQLRKYHCMEFELLAKVLSPAEIIRSATTIGARLCQLEGQAGIIAENAYADLLVIDGNPLEDITLLQDDGAHMSLIMANGKVVKHTH, from the coding sequence ATGACCAAGACCATCATTTTTACAGGCGGCCGTATTCTTGATGCCGAAGCAGGCGAACTGCGCGACGGGCTCGATGTTCAGGTCGAGGGCAATCGCATCGCCGCGATCGGAGCCGCACTGCCCCGCCCTGCCGACGCAGAGATCATCGATCTTTCCGGCAAGACGCTCATGCCGGGCCTCATCGACTGCCACGTCCATATCGTGGCCGAGACGCTCGATCTCTGGGGCAATATGATTGCCCCGAGCTCGCTGTCCGCCCTGCGCTCGGCACGGGTGATGGATGAAGCGCTGATGCGCGGCTTTACAACGCTGCGCGATCTGGGCGGTGCCGACTACGGTCTGGTGCTGGCCGTCGAAGAAGGTCTCATCGACGGCCCACGCCTCGTCATCTGTGGCAAGGGCCTGACCACGACAGGCGGCCACGCCGATCTGCGCAAGCGCACGGACGACCGCCCCGGAATCTTGTCCGAACGCCTCGGCTCTATGGGTCTCATCGTCGATGGCGTCGACAATGTGCGCGCCGCCTGCCGGACAATGATCAAGGAAGGCGCCAACTTCATCAAGGTGATGGCCAACGGCGGCGTGTCCTCCCCCAACGATCCGATCCATTCCATCCAGTACTCTCGCGAAGAGATTGCGGCCATGGTGGAAGAGGCGGACAATGCCGGTCTCTATGTCTCGGCCCACGTCTATACCGACAAGGCCATCCGCCGCTGCGTCGAGCTTGGCGTGCATTCGCTCGAGCATTGCAATCTTATCGAGCCCGAGACCGCAAAGCTTGCTGCTGAAAAGGGCTGTATCGCCGTGCCGACGCTCGTCGCCTATGATGCCCTCGCTATTGAAGGCGAGGCACTGGGACTTGGTGCCACCGAGTTTTCCAAGATCGAGACTGTGCGCAGCGGTGGCCTTCGCTCGCTCGAGATCATGCGTGACGCCGGCTTGCCCATGGCCTTCGGCTCGGACCTCCTGGGTCAGCTTCGCAAGTATCACTGCATGGAGTTTGAGCTGTTGGCAAAGGTGCTGAGCCCGGCTGAGATCATCCGCTCCGCCACGACAATCGGCGCGCGTCTCTGCCAGCTTGAGGGACAGGCCGGCATCATCGCCGAAAATGCCTATGCGGACCTGCTGGTGATTGACGGCAATCCACTCGAGGACATTACCTTGTTGCAGGACGACGGCGCGCACATGTCGCTCATCATGGCCAATGGCAAGGTGGTGAAGCACACGCACTAG
- a CDS encoding CidA/LrgA family protein, whose protein sequence is MSQASKTEPARPALTPVAILAGFAVLLGFQLAGETLVVATRLVLPSFAFPGPVAGMLLLLGFLVLRKTLDASTNAVSTGLIGVLSLLFVPSAVGVIQYGGVLVDWGGPLLLAVVLSTLATLLVTVFTFLWIAKLTGKQSS, encoded by the coding sequence ATGAGCCAAGCGAGCAAGACGGAACCGGCACGGCCGGCGTTGACGCCGGTCGCAATTCTCGCGGGTTTTGCGGTGCTGCTGGGATTTCAGCTGGCGGGCGAAACCCTTGTCGTCGCGACACGGCTCGTCCTGCCGTCTTTCGCCTTCCCAGGGCCGGTGGCGGGCATGCTGCTGCTGCTTGGTTTTCTCGTGCTGCGCAAAACGCTCGATGCCAGCACCAACGCGGTGTCCACTGGCCTGATCGGGGTCCTGTCCCTGCTCTTCGTGCCTTCGGCGGTCGGGGTGATCCAGTATGGCGGCGTCCTTGTCGACTGGGGCGGACCACTGCTCCTGGCAGTTGTGCTCTCGACGCTCGCCACCCTGCTGGTGACTGTTTTCACGTTCCTCTGGATCGCCAAGCTGACCGGAAAGCAGTCGTCATGA
- a CDS encoding LrgB family protein, with product MSGISTIWVYLNTSPLLWLAVTIAAFLIAHVVGKKLGGSPLANSVLIAGAIIITLLLVSGTPYTTYFEGAQFVHFLLGPATVALAVPLFKNLDKVKPVLLPMAGALVAGSLTAIGSAVAIVAAFGAPAEIIASIAPKSTSAPIAMELARSLGGVPSLAAVLVILTGITGAVIVTPLMNALRIRNFAARGFAVGVASHGIGTARAFQVNDVAGAFAGIAMALNGALTSLLVLVWSLLLG from the coding sequence ATGAGCGGCATCAGCACGATCTGGGTCTATCTCAACACCAGCCCCCTGCTTTGGCTAGCAGTGACGATCGCAGCATTTCTGATCGCTCATGTCGTGGGCAAAAAGCTGGGCGGCTCGCCTCTGGCCAACAGCGTTCTCATCGCAGGGGCGATCATCATCACGCTGCTCCTGGTTTCGGGCACACCCTATACGACCTATTTCGAAGGCGCGCAGTTCGTCCACTTCCTGCTTGGCCCGGCAACCGTGGCGCTGGCGGTGCCGCTCTTTAAAAATCTCGACAAGGTCAAACCCGTCCTCCTGCCGATGGCCGGCGCCCTGGTTGCAGGCTCGCTGACCGCCATTGGCAGCGCCGTGGCCATTGTCGCCGCTTTCGGAGCGCCAGCCGAGATCATTGCCTCAATCGCCCCGAAATCGACCAGCGCGCCAATCGCCATGGAACTGGCGCGCAGCCTTGGCGGCGTCCCGTCACTGGCCGCGGTCCTTGTTATTCTCACCGGCATCACGGGTGCTGTGATCGTCACCCCGTTGATGAACGCCCTTCGCATCAGGAACTTCGCGGCCCGCGGATTTGCGGTCGGGGTCGCCTCCCATGGAATCGGCACGGCCCGGGCCTTCCAGGTCAATGATGTCGCCGGCGCGTTCGCCGGTATCGCGATGGCCCTCAACGGTGCGCTCACCAGCCTTTTGGTGCTCGTCTGGAGCCTCTTGCTCGGCTGA
- a CDS encoding ABC transporter substrate-binding protein, translating into MQKSLARITAVLITSTVLVGVANAETIRWARSSDALTLDPHSQNQGNTHTLAHHIYETLLGRDNDGSLTPRLATEYALKEGDPTVWVFKLREGVKFHNGNDFTAEDVVYSIERAKSEFSNMKQLHAEVESVTAVDDYTVEFQMTGPALIYPNNLTNTFIMDKTWSDENDLAVVQDFASGASNYSVLNTNGTGPYTLTSREVDVKTVLDYNEGWWGDKPAVDKIEYLTIADAQTRISALLSGEIDIVQDVPPQDIERLSNTDGFKVEIGPENRFIYFGYRFGDEPLKSSNITDSNPFNNPLVREAMELVLDRDAIKQVVMRGQSIPTGIPNPPFVNGWTPELDAYPKPDVEKAKALMVEAGYPDGFTVTLDTPNNRYVNDEAISTAYVGMLGQIGIQVTLASRPVAEHSPIILANNSDFYLLGWGVPTFDSAYVFNDLIHSKTDLHGTYNVGLYTNPELDEKIIALGTMDDIAARDATIAEIWEVVKADRVLMPVHNQVLAYAMRDGVTLAVQPENQPNMTTVTFD; encoded by the coding sequence ATGCAAAAGTCACTTGCCCGCATTACCGCGGTGCTTATCACCTCGACAGTGCTTGTCGGCGTGGCCAACGCCGAGACCATCCGCTGGGCGCGTTCTTCTGATGCGCTGACGCTGGATCCTCATTCCCAGAACCAGGGAAACACGCACACCCTCGCACATCATATCTATGAGACGCTGCTTGGCCGCGACAATGACGGCAGCCTGACACCGCGCCTCGCGACCGAATACGCCCTCAAGGAAGGCGATCCGACCGTCTGGGTCTTCAAGCTGCGTGAAGGCGTGAAGTTCCACAACGGCAACGACTTCACCGCCGAAGACGTCGTCTATTCGATCGAACGCGCCAAGAGCGAGTTCTCGAACATGAAGCAGCTGCACGCCGAAGTGGAATCGGTGACGGCAGTCGACGACTATACCGTCGAGTTCCAGATGACCGGCCCTGCGCTGATCTATCCGAACAACCTCACCAACACCTTCATCATGGACAAGACCTGGTCGGACGAGAACGATCTCGCCGTCGTCCAGGATTTCGCCAGCGGCGCCAGCAACTACTCCGTGCTGAACACCAACGGCACCGGCCCCTACACCCTGACTTCGCGCGAAGTCGACGTGAAGACCGTGCTCGACTACAACGAAGGTTGGTGGGGCGATAAGCCTGCCGTCGACAAGATCGAATATCTCACCATCGCCGATGCCCAGACCCGTATCTCGGCTCTGCTCTCGGGCGAAATCGATATCGTCCAGGACGTGCCGCCGCAGGATATCGAGCGCCTCAGCAACACCGATGGCTTCAAGGTCGAAATCGGCCCTGAAAACCGCTTCATCTATTTCGGCTACCGCTTTGGCGATGAGCCGCTGAAGTCCTCGAACATCACGGACAGCAACCCGTTCAACAATCCGCTGGTCCGCGAAGCCATGGAACTCGTGCTCGATCGCGATGCGATCAAGCAGGTCGTCATGCGCGGTCAGTCGATCCCGACCGGCATCCCGAACCCTCCGTTCGTGAACGGCTGGACTCCCGAGCTTGACGCCTATCCGAAGCCCGACGTGGAAAAGGCAAAGGCCCTCATGGTCGAAGCCGGCTATCCTGATGGCTTCACCGTCACCCTCGACACGCCGAACAACCGCTATGTGAACGACGAAGCCATCTCCACGGCCTATGTCGGCATGCTCGGCCAGATCGGCATCCAGGTGACGCTGGCATCGCGCCCTGTCGCCGAGCACAGCCCGATCATCCTCGCCAACAACTCGGACTTCTATCTCCTCGGTTGGGGCGTTCCGACATTCGACAGCGCCTATGTCTTTAACGACCTGATCCACTCCAAAACGGATCTGCACGGCACCTACAACGTCGGCCTCTACACCAATCCTGAGCTGGACGAGAAGATCATCGCCCTCGGCACCATGGACGACATCGCAGCGCGCGACGCGACCATCGCCGAAATCTGGGAAGTCGTGAAGGCTGACCGCGTTCTTATGCCGGTCCACAATCAGGTCCTTGCCTATGCAATGCGTGACGGCGTGACCCTGGCTGTTCAGCCAGAGAACCAGCCGAACATGACCACGGTCACTTTCGACTAA
- a CDS encoding ABC transporter permease produces the protein MLAFIARRLVQSVIVMLVVAFIAFLVFRYVGDPLAALLSQDAKQADYDAARERLGLDQPFYMQFFAFVSNALQGQFGISYRLQQPVSQLILERLPATIELAFASSIIALVGGVFLGIYTALRQRTFSTGVIMTLSLIGVSLPTFLIGIGLIYVFAVELKWLPSFGRGEVIQLGWWRTGLLTQSGLRSLILPAITLSLFQLTLIMRLVRAEMLEVMRTDYIRFAKARGLSNRAINFGHALKNTMVPVITITGLQLGSVIAFAIITETVFQWPGVGSLFVNSVAAVDVPVMAAYLVFVALIFVVINLIVDILYFIVDPRLRDGVRAGK, from the coding sequence ATGCTCGCCTTCATTGCCCGACGACTCGTGCAATCCGTCATCGTCATGCTGGTCGTGGCGTTCATCGCATTCCTGGTGTTCCGCTATGTCGGCGACCCGCTCGCCGCGCTGCTCAGTCAGGACGCCAAGCAGGCTGACTACGACGCTGCACGCGAACGACTGGGCCTCGACCAGCCCTTCTACATGCAATTCTTTGCCTTCGTGTCCAACGCACTGCAGGGCCAGTTCGGCATCTCCTATCGGCTTCAGCAACCTGTGAGCCAGCTGATCCTCGAGCGCCTTCCGGCCACGATCGAACTTGCCTTCGCCTCTTCGATCATCGCCCTGGTTGGCGGGGTTTTCCTGGGCATCTATACCGCCCTTCGCCAGCGGACGTTCTCAACTGGCGTGATCATGACCCTGTCGCTCATCGGGGTGTCGCTGCCGACCTTCCTCATCGGCATTGGCCTCATCTATGTTTTTGCCGTTGAGCTGAAGTGGCTGCCGTCCTTCGGGCGTGGCGAGGTGATCCAGTTGGGCTGGTGGCGCACGGGCCTGCTGACGCAATCCGGTCTCCGTTCGCTGATCCTGCCGGCAATCACCCTGTCGCTTTTCCAGCTGACGCTGATCATGCGTCTTGTTCGTGCGGAAATGCTCGAAGTGATGCGGACCGACTACATCCGCTTTGCCAAGGCGCGTGGCCTGTCCAATCGCGCGATCAACTTCGGCCATGCGCTCAAGAACACCATGGTGCCGGTCATTACCATTACCGGCCTGCAGCTCGGCTCGGTTATCGCCTTCGCGATCATCACTGAAACCGTTTTCCAATGGCCAGGTGTCGGATCGCTGTTCGTCAACTCGGTGGCCGCGGTCGACGTACCAGTGATGGCCGCCTATCTGGTCTTCGTGGCGCTCATCTTCGTCGTCATCAACCTCATCGTTGACATCCTTTATTTCATCGTCGATCCGCGCCTGCGCGACGGCGTCAGAGCCGGGAAGTAG
- a CDS encoding ABC transporter permease: MRSDIVWSYRHSSITIVASIVALLLVLMAILAPWLAPYNPFNPATLNLMDGFTPPNSTSMSGKYFSLGTDSQGRDMLSTIMYGSRVSLFVGVMATLFAMVMGVGLGLVSGYVGGVVDAIIMRIADVQLSFPAILIALLIFGVARGIIPPNQQEGTAVWVLIIAIGLANWAQFARTVRGATMVERQKDYVAAARILGVNPIIILLRHVLPNVTGPVLVIGTIGLALAIIEEATLSYLGVGVPPTQPSLGTLIRIGQQFLFSGEWWILLFPAVTLVLLALSVNLLGDWLRDALNPKLR; this comes from the coding sequence ATTCGGTCCGACATCGTCTGGTCCTATCGGCATTCGTCGATCACGATCGTCGCCTCCATCGTGGCGTTGCTACTGGTGCTGATGGCGATCCTGGCGCCGTGGCTTGCCCCCTACAATCCGTTCAACCCGGCGACATTGAACCTGATGGACGGGTTTACCCCGCCCAATTCGACATCCATGTCGGGCAAGTACTTCTCGCTCGGCACTGACAGCCAGGGCCGCGACATGCTCTCGACCATCATGTATGGCTCGCGCGTTTCGCTGTTCGTCGGCGTCATGGCAACGCTGTTTGCCATGGTGATGGGCGTCGGCCTGGGGCTGGTGTCGGGTTATGTCGGCGGCGTTGTCGATGCGATCATCATGCGCATCGCGGACGTGCAGCTGAGCTTTCCTGCAATCCTGATCGCGCTCCTGATCTTTGGCGTCGCCCGCGGCATCATCCCCCCCAACCAGCAGGAAGGCACCGCTGTCTGGGTGCTGATCATCGCCATCGGCCTTGCCAACTGGGCGCAGTTTGCCCGTACGGTGCGCGGCGCTACCATGGTCGAACGGCAGAAGGATTATGTTGCCGCCGCTCGCATCCTCGGCGTCAACCCAATCATCATCCTCTTGCGCCACGTGCTACCCAATGTCACCGGCCCGGTTCTCGTGATCGGCACGATCGGCCTGGCCCTAGCCATTATCGAAGAGGCGACGCTGTCCTATCTCGGCGTCGGCGTTCCTCCAACCCAGCCGTCGCTGGGTACGCTGATCCGCATCGGCCAGCAGTTCCTCTTCTCCGGTGAGTGGTGGATCCTGCTGTTCCCGGCCGTCACCCTCGTGCTGCTTGCGCTCTCGGTCAACCTTCTCGGTGACTGGCTGCGCGACGCCCTCAACCCCAAGTTGCGCTGA
- a CDS encoding ABC transporter ATP-binding protein, which produces MTEPVLSIKDLVVEFPFHDDVFTAVNGVSFDIMPGEVVGVVGESGAGKSMTGAAVIGLIDPPGRIARGEIRLKGERIDNLPEEQRAKLRGKRIGMVFQDPLTSLNPLYTVGQQLTETIRAHLPLNEAEARQKAIDLLVEAGIPKAAERIDSYPHQFSGGMRQRVVIALAIAAGPELIVADEPTSALDVSVQAQIIKVLKKLCSNHGAAVMLITHDMGVIAQTADRMVVMHQGKVVETGTVGDIIRRPREPYTIKLIESIPTIVRQEGAVVPSAAANDDKAYVQVKSLVRDFEIGGGSFTKLLPGKVELFRAVNEVSFTINKGETFGLVGESGSGKSTCAKMIVGLVKPSSGQILVDGHDIWAGGKGHQERRKRVQMIFQDPYASLNPRWRVKDIIAEPMRTLGIARNRAEVDHRVAELLTKVRLDPSVMRKFPHEFSGGQRQRIAIARALSSQPEFIVCDEPTSALDVSVQAQVLDLMRALQDEFNLTYLLISHNLAVVRQMSNAVGVLHNGVLVEKGPTDQIFDNPQAEYTRMLLDAVPDISKVA; this is translated from the coding sequence ATGACCGAGCCAGTTCTTTCGATCAAAGATCTCGTCGTGGAATTTCCTTTCCACGATGACGTGTTCACCGCCGTCAACGGCGTCTCATTCGACATCATGCCGGGCGAAGTGGTCGGCGTGGTCGGCGAGTCCGGCGCCGGCAAGTCGATGACCGGTGCGGCCGTCATTGGCCTCATTGATCCTCCCGGGCGCATTGCCCGGGGCGAAATCCGACTTAAAGGCGAGCGGATCGACAACCTGCCCGAAGAACAGCGGGCCAAGTTGCGCGGTAAGCGGATCGGCATGGTCTTCCAGGACCCGCTGACCAGCCTCAACCCGCTTTATACGGTGGGCCAGCAACTGACGGAGACCATCCGTGCACACCTGCCCCTTAACGAGGCGGAAGCACGCCAGAAAGCCATCGACCTGCTGGTCGAAGCTGGTATTCCCAAGGCTGCCGAACGTATCGACAGCTATCCGCACCAGTTCTCCGGCGGTATGCGCCAGCGCGTGGTTATTGCCCTGGCAATTGCTGCAGGTCCGGAACTGATCGTGGCCGACGAGCCGACATCGGCGCTCGACGTGTCGGTGCAGGCGCAGATCATCAAGGTACTCAAGAAGCTCTGCTCCAACCATGGCGCTGCGGTGATGCTGATCACCCATGACATGGGCGTCATCGCCCAGACAGCCGACCGCATGGTAGTGATGCATCAGGGCAAGGTCGTGGAGACAGGTACGGTTGGCGATATCATCCGTCGCCCTCGCGAGCCCTATACGATCAAGCTGATCGAGAGCATTCCCACCATCGTCCGCCAGGAAGGAGCCGTGGTTCCGAGCGCAGCTGCCAACGACGACAAGGCCTATGTCCAGGTCAAGTCGCTGGTCCGCGACTTCGAAATTGGCGGCGGCAGCTTCACCAAACTTTTGCCGGGCAAGGTCGAACTGTTCCGCGCGGTCAACGAGGTAAGCTTTACAATCAACAAGGGCGAAACATTTGGCCTTGTTGGGGAAAGCGGCTCTGGCAAGTCCACCTGTGCCAAGATGATCGTCGGGCTGGTGAAGCCGAGTTCAGGGCAGATCCTCGTCGATGGCCACGACATCTGGGCCGGCGGCAAGGGACATCAGGAGCGCCGCAAGCGCGTCCAGATGATCTTCCAGGACCCGTACGCCAGCCTCAATCCGCGCTGGCGGGTCAAGGACATCATCGCCGAGCCGATGCGCACGCTGGGCATCGCCCGCAACCGCGCTGAAGTCGACCACCGGGTGGCAGAGCTCCTCACCAAGGTTCGCCTCGACCCTAGCGTCATGCGGAAATTCCCGCATGAGTTCTCGGGTGGCCAGCGCCAGCGCATCGCAATTGCCCGCGCGCTCTCAAGCCAGCCGGAATTCATCGTTTGCGACGAGCCGACCTCGGCCCTCGACGTTTCGGTGCAGGCGCAGGTCCTCGACCTGATGCGAGCCCTGCAGGACGAGTTCAACCTCACCTATCTTCTCATCAGCCACAACCTCGCCGTCGTGCGCCAGATGAGCAACGCCGTGGGCGTCCTGCACAATGGCGTATTGGTCGAAAAAGGTCCGACAGACCAGATTTTCGACAACCCGCAGGCCGAGTACACGCGCATGTTGCTCGACGCCGTGCCGGACATCTCCAAGGTCGCATAA
- a CDS encoding sodium:alanine symporter family protein → MDPIINFLNEIFWGYVLIYGLLAVGLFFTIRLGFVQLVHFPEMFRAVMGSNRNDRSGITPFQALCTSLASRVGTGNLAGVAVALYLGGPGALFWMWVVAFLGMATAYAESTLAQLYKIRNEAGDYRGGPAFYIARGLGAPWAGGIFSVCLILAFGLVFNAVQANSIADAFQGAFGFDKLWGGVGLAALTAAVIFGGIRQIARVAEWIVPFMAVIYLAVALYVVITNFAEVPGMLGMIVQNAFGFGAATGGIAGALLNGVKRGLFSNEAGMGSAPNIAAVATPDPHHPSAQGFVQSLGVFIDTILICTATGLMILLSGVMVPGSELTGTPLTQAAMSVHIGGAGHPFIAIAILFFAFTSIIGNYSYAENALTFLRLGNRPGLIALRLGVIAMVIWGAYESVATVFNAADASMGLMATVNLIAIVLLSGTVVKLTKDYAAQRKAGRDPVFHAADYPELNGRIDKTIWTRDN, encoded by the coding sequence ATGGACCCGATCATCAATTTTCTCAACGAGATTTTCTGGGGCTATGTGCTGATTTACGGCCTGCTCGCAGTCGGGTTGTTCTTCACCATCAGGCTTGGCTTCGTGCAACTGGTGCACTTCCCGGAAATGTTCCGGGCGGTGATGGGATCGAACAGAAACGACAGATCTGGCATCACCCCATTTCAGGCGCTTTGCACCAGCCTCGCCTCTCGTGTCGGCACAGGCAATCTGGCGGGCGTCGCGGTTGCCCTCTATCTCGGCGGTCCTGGCGCACTCTTCTGGATGTGGGTGGTCGCCTTCCTTGGCATGGCCACGGCTTACGCCGAATCCACGCTTGCCCAGCTCTACAAGATCAGAAACGAGGCCGGAGACTATCGCGGCGGGCCTGCGTTTTATATCGCGCGGGGCCTTGGCGCGCCTTGGGCTGGGGGCATTTTCTCTGTCTGCCTGATCCTCGCATTTGGCCTCGTGTTCAACGCGGTTCAGGCCAATTCCATCGCCGATGCTTTCCAGGGCGCTTTCGGTTTCGACAAACTCTGGGGCGGGGTGGGGCTGGCCGCTCTTACCGCAGCGGTGATCTTCGGCGGGATCAGGCAGATTGCACGCGTGGCCGAGTGGATCGTGCCTTTCATGGCCGTCATTTATCTTGCGGTGGCGCTCTACGTAGTGATCACCAATTTTGCAGAAGTGCCGGGAATGCTCGGCATGATTGTGCAGAATGCGTTCGGCTTCGGGGCGGCGACTGGCGGTATCGCCGGAGCGCTGCTCAATGGCGTCAAGCGCGGTCTGTTTTCCAATGAGGCCGGCATGGGTTCGGCGCCGAACATCGCTGCGGTTGCCACGCCAGATCCTCACCACCCATCAGCGCAAGGTTTCGTGCAGTCGCTCGGAGTGTTCATCGACACGATCCTGATCTGCACCGCCACCGGCCTCATGATCCTCCTCTCCGGTGTCATGGTGCCGGGCAGCGAGCTCACCGGCACACCGCTCACCCAAGCCGCAATGAGCGTTCATATCGGGGGTGCGGGCCATCCCTTTATCGCCATTGCCATACTGTTCTTTGCGTTCACTTCGATCATCGGCAACTACTCCTACGCCGAGAACGCCCTTACCTTCCTCCGCCTCGGCAATCGCCCAGGGCTCATCGCACTACGCCTGGGCGTCATCGCCATGGTGATCTGGGGCGCTTACGAGAGCGTGGCGACCGTGTTTAACGCTGCGGACGCGTCCATGGGTCTGATGGCGACGGTCAATCTCATAGCCATCGTCCTTTTGTCAGGCACGGTTGTAAAGCTGACAAAGGATTATGCGGCACAGCGAAAGGCCGGGCGAGACCCGGTATTCCACGCAGCGGATTACCCCGAACTCAACGGCAGGATCGACAAGACCATCTGGACCCGGGACAACTAG